One Paroedura picta isolate Pp20150507F chromosome 3, Ppicta_v3.0, whole genome shotgun sequence genomic window carries:
- the LOC143834085 gene encoding uncharacterized protein LOC143834085 isoform X1: protein MGGRRKLFELLPGPAPHRGKVGLVFPTGVQMSCCDRPAGDRQESANRGKEMDILPERSTWEPGENPKGQAGSRMETWEEESFSFQGSHFPEIPPTVPRGENKNTCAACGKIFRDDSNLKRHLRTHTGEKPYPCLYCGKSFSRNANLASHQRTHTGEKPYSCPACGKTFGDKSSLSRHERAHSGKKPYECCECGRRFELSQTLISHQRTHTGERPYKCAECGKTFNRSQNLLSHQRTHTGEKLYECPECGKSFSRSQNLTRHRSSHAEEKLYECYECGKRFRLSQTLVSHQRIHTGEKPYACSRCGKSFNRSQNLLSHQRVHTGEKQYQCLECGKRFTWSPDLLRHQRTHTGEQPYKCSNCGERFNRRENLVRHMRTHVDKALSA from the coding sequence CAGGTGACAGGCAGGAGAGTGCGAATAGGGGAAAAGAAATGGACATTCTGCCAGAAAGATCCACGTGGGAGCCAGGAGAAAACCCAAAAGGACAAGCAGGCAGCCGAATGGAAACCTGGGAGGAGGAATCGTTCTCTTTCCAAGGAAGCCACTTCCCAGAGATTCCGCCAACGGTCCCCAGGGGCGAAAACAAGAACACCTGCGCTGCGTGTGGGAAGATCTTCAGAGATGACTCGAACCTTAAGCGCCATCTGAGAACCCACACGGGCGAGAAACCCTACCCGTGCTTGtactgcgggaagagcttcagccggAACGCAAATCTGGCTTCCCACCAGcggacccacacgggagagaagccctacaGCTGCCCGGCGTGCGGCAAGACCTTCGGCGACAAGTCCAGCCTCAGCCGTCACGAGAGGGCCCACTCCGGGAAAAAGCCGTACGAGTGCTGCGAGTGCGGGAGGCGCTTCGAGCTGAGCCAGACGCTGATCAGCCACCAGCGGACTCACACGGGCGAGCGGCCGTACAAATGCGCCGAGTGCGGGAAGACGTTCAACCGGAGCCAAAACCTGCTCAGCCACCAgcggacccacacgggggagaagctgTACGAGTGccccgagtgcgggaagagcttcagccggAGCCAGAACCTCACGCGCCACCGGAGCAGCCACGCGGAGGAGAAGCTCTACGAATGCTACGAGTGCGGGAAGCGCTTCCGCCTGAGCCAGACCCTGGTGAGCCACCAGcggatccacaccggggagaagccgtacGCCTGCTCCCGCTGCGGGAAAAGCTTCAACCGGAGCCAGAACCTGCTCAGCCACCAAAGAGTCCACACGGGGGAAAAACAGTACCAGTGTTTAGAGTGTGGGAAACGCTTCACCTGGAGCCCGGATCTCCTCCGCCACCAGAGGACTCACACCGGGGAGCAGCCGTACAAGTGCTCCAATTGCGGGGAGCGCTTCAACCGGCGTGAGAATCTTGTCAGGCACATGAGGACACACGTGGACAAAGCCCTGTCGGCTTGA
- the LOC143834085 gene encoding uncharacterized protein LOC143834085 isoform X2: MGGRRKLFELLPGPAPHRGKVGLVFPTGVQMSCCDRPGDRQESANRGKEMDILPERSTWEPGENPKGQAGSRMETWEEESFSFQGSHFPEIPPTVPRGENKNTCAACGKIFRDDSNLKRHLRTHTGEKPYPCLYCGKSFSRNANLASHQRTHTGEKPYSCPACGKTFGDKSSLSRHERAHSGKKPYECCECGRRFELSQTLISHQRTHTGERPYKCAECGKTFNRSQNLLSHQRTHTGEKLYECPECGKSFSRSQNLTRHRSSHAEEKLYECYECGKRFRLSQTLVSHQRIHTGEKPYACSRCGKSFNRSQNLLSHQRVHTGEKQYQCLECGKRFTWSPDLLRHQRTHTGEQPYKCSNCGERFNRRENLVRHMRTHVDKALSA; the protein is encoded by the coding sequence GTGACAGGCAGGAGAGTGCGAATAGGGGAAAAGAAATGGACATTCTGCCAGAAAGATCCACGTGGGAGCCAGGAGAAAACCCAAAAGGACAAGCAGGCAGCCGAATGGAAACCTGGGAGGAGGAATCGTTCTCTTTCCAAGGAAGCCACTTCCCAGAGATTCCGCCAACGGTCCCCAGGGGCGAAAACAAGAACACCTGCGCTGCGTGTGGGAAGATCTTCAGAGATGACTCGAACCTTAAGCGCCATCTGAGAACCCACACGGGCGAGAAACCCTACCCGTGCTTGtactgcgggaagagcttcagccggAACGCAAATCTGGCTTCCCACCAGcggacccacacgggagagaagccctacaGCTGCCCGGCGTGCGGCAAGACCTTCGGCGACAAGTCCAGCCTCAGCCGTCACGAGAGGGCCCACTCCGGGAAAAAGCCGTACGAGTGCTGCGAGTGCGGGAGGCGCTTCGAGCTGAGCCAGACGCTGATCAGCCACCAGCGGACTCACACGGGCGAGCGGCCGTACAAATGCGCCGAGTGCGGGAAGACGTTCAACCGGAGCCAAAACCTGCTCAGCCACCAgcggacccacacgggggagaagctgTACGAGTGccccgagtgcgggaagagcttcagccggAGCCAGAACCTCACGCGCCACCGGAGCAGCCACGCGGAGGAGAAGCTCTACGAATGCTACGAGTGCGGGAAGCGCTTCCGCCTGAGCCAGACCCTGGTGAGCCACCAGcggatccacaccggggagaagccgtacGCCTGCTCCCGCTGCGGGAAAAGCTTCAACCGGAGCCAGAACCTGCTCAGCCACCAAAGAGTCCACACGGGGGAAAAACAGTACCAGTGTTTAGAGTGTGGGAAACGCTTCACCTGGAGCCCGGATCTCCTCCGCCACCAGAGGACTCACACCGGGGAGCAGCCGTACAAGTGCTCCAATTGCGGGGAGCGCTTCAACCGGCGTGAGAATCTTGTCAGGCACATGAGGACACACGTGGACAAAGCCCTGTCGGCTTGA